One Apostichopus japonicus isolate 1M-3 chromosome 14, ASM3797524v1, whole genome shotgun sequence genomic window carries:
- the LOC139980080 gene encoding G2/mitotic-specific cyclin-A-like: MSFVSEEYPMYESTNLNHNSALQQTRKTKREETTIRGNGPQACKRPALGIITNNVGRVQPARAAKQATFSGRFNSNSENVPPSFDGCQKSNGFVFPGSSTDLGFTIHVDPIESRLGHSTNVNSQTENETSLLNPAVTALPRPPLTCLENVDIDLEPSPMVLDTSLTENQLHSQTDRETDRKDSIYEVSEYAEEIFQYLREAELRNRPKAGYMKKQPDITASMRCILVDWLVEVAEEYKLANETLYLAVSYIDRFLSHMSVLRAKLQLVGTASAFIAAKFEEIYPPELKEFVYITDDTYNSKQVLRMEHMILKVLSFDLAVPTINVFLPRYIKASDEGVDARLGDLTKYLAELSLQHFEFVKYLPSMVAASATCLARHTLHLHAWTPQLFHATTYQFEDIEDCVGELHHVFKEAPSFPQQAVRDKYKSQKYNNISLTTVREDVPTLCS, from the exons ATGTCTTTTGTATCCGAGGAATACCCCATGTATGAAAGCACAAACCTGAATCATAACTCTGCACTTCAACAAACGAGGAAAACCAAAAGAGAAGAAACAACGATAAGGGGAAATGGACCTCAGGCATGCAAACGTCCCGCTCTTGGCATTATAACCAATAATGTTGGGCGCGTCCAGCCTGCAAGAGCAGCAAAACAG GCAACTTTTTCTGGGAGATTTAACAGCAATTCTGAGAATGTTCCACCTAGCTTTGACGGTTGTCAAAAGTCCAATGGATTTGTATTCCCAGGGTCATCTACAGATCTTGGCTTTACCATCCATGTAGATCCAATCGAAAGCCGTCTTGGTCATTCTACAAACGTCAACTCCCAGACAGAAAATGAGACGTCCCTTTTAAATCCAGCTGTGACTGCACTACCCCGACCACCGTTAACATGTCTGGAAAATGTGGACATCGATTTAG AACCGTCTCCTATGGTCCTAGATACATCACTGACAGAGAACCAGTTACATTCACAGACGGACAGAGAAACAGACCGCAAGGACAGTATTTATGAAGTCTCGGAATACGCAGAGGAGATTTTCCAATATTTACGGGAAGCTGAG CTCCGAAACAGACCCAAAGCAGGTTACATGAAGAAACAGCCAGACATCACTGCTAGTATGAGGTGTATCTTGGTCGATTGGTTGGTGGAAGTTGCCGAAGAGTATAAATTAGCCAATGAAACGCTCTACCTGGCAGTCTCTTATATAGATCGGTTCCTCTCTCACATGAGCGTATTAAGAGCCAAACTTCAGCTGGTCGGAACGGCAAGTGCATTCATAGCAGC tAAATTTGAGGAGATTTATCCGCCAGAGTTGAAGGAATTTGTTTACATCACAGACGATACATATAATTCCAAGCAGGTCTTACGGATGGAACACATGATTCTGAAAGTACTGTCCTTTGATCTGGCTGTCCCGACAATCAACGTTTTCCTACCCCGGTATATCAAGGCCAGCGACGAAGGAGTCGACGCAAGATTGGGAGACTTAACGAAG TATTTGGCAGAACTCTCCTTGCAACATTTTGAGTTTGTAAAGTACCTTCCTTCTATGGTAGCTGCTTCTGCAACCTGTCTGGCTCGACACACATTGCATCTCCATGCTTGG ACGCCCCAACTATTCCACGCAACCACTTATCAGTTTGAAGACATCGAGGATTGTGTCGGGGAGTTACATCATGTTTTCAAAGAAGCACCCAGTTTCCCTCAGCAGGCAGTACGAGATAAATACAAGTCACAAAA GTACAACAACATATCGCTGACTACAGTCCGCGAGGATGTTCCCACCCTTTGCTCATAG